The Pricia mediterranea genome includes a window with the following:
- the gcvT gene encoding glycine cleavage system aminomethyltransferase GcvT yields MKNTALTDTHIALGAKMVPFAGYNMPVSYEGVNAEHETVRKGVGVFDVSHMGEFLILGPNALELVQKVTSNDASKLKVGKAQYSYLSNETGGIVDDLIVYRIKDDTYLLVVNASNIEKDWTHISKYNSDINAEMRDISENYALLAIQGPKAVEAMQSLTSVDLSEIKFYNFEVADFAGIEHVIISATGYTGSGGFEIYCKNDEVQQIWDKVFEAGADYGIKPIGLAARDTLRLEMGFCLYGNDIDDTTSPFEAGLGWVTKFTKDFVNSKALAEEKERGLARKLIGFELDGKGIPRQGYDIVDDKGNGIGTVTSGTMSPSLGKGIGLGYVPLEHAKTDHRIHIKIRKKTVPATVVKPPFYKG; encoded by the coding sequence ATGAAAAATACGGCCCTTACCGATACCCATATAGCCCTCGGCGCCAAAATGGTTCCCTTTGCGGGGTATAACATGCCTGTTTCCTATGAAGGCGTCAATGCCGAGCACGAGACCGTTCGCAAAGGGGTAGGCGTTTTCGATGTTTCGCACATGGGGGAGTTCTTGATCCTAGGGCCGAACGCCCTGGAACTGGTTCAAAAGGTGACCAGCAACGACGCTTCGAAACTTAAGGTCGGAAAGGCGCAGTACAGCTACTTGTCCAACGAAACCGGGGGCATCGTCGATGACCTTATCGTTTATCGGATCAAGGACGATACCTATCTGCTCGTGGTCAATGCATCGAACATCGAAAAAGATTGGACCCATATCTCGAAATATAATTCGGACATCAATGCCGAGATGCGGGACATCTCCGAAAATTACGCGCTCTTGGCCATTCAAGGCCCCAAAGCCGTAGAGGCCATGCAAAGCCTAACTTCGGTCGATCTGTCGGAAATCAAGTTCTACAATTTCGAGGTGGCGGATTTTGCCGGTATCGAGCATGTCATCATCTCCGCCACCGGATACACCGGATCGGGAGGGTTCGAAATCTACTGTAAGAACGACGAAGTCCAGCAGATATGGGACAAGGTCTTCGAAGCAGGGGCCGACTACGGTATCAAACCGATCGGCTTGGCGGCCCGGGATACGCTGCGCCTTGAAATGGGATTTTGTCTCTATGGCAACGACATCGACGACACCACCTCCCCTTTTGAAGCGGGGCTGGGATGGGTCACCAAATTCACCAAGGACTTTGTGAACAGTAAGGCCCTCGCCGAGGAGAAAGAAAGAGGTCTCGCCCGCAAATTGATCGGCTTCGAACTCGACGGAAAAGGCATCCCGCGTCAAGGTTACGATATCGTTGACGATAAGGGCAATGGCATAGGTACGGTCACCTCCGGCACCATGTCACCCTCGCTCGGCAAAGGCATCGGACTCGGCTATGTTCCCTTGGAGCATGCCAAGACGGACCATCGAATTCATATTAAAATCCGAAAAAAAACGGTCCCGGCGACCGTGGTCAAACCCCCTTTTTATAAAGGATAA
- the thrA gene encoding bifunctional aspartate kinase/homoserine dehydrogenase I, whose translation MKVLKFGGTSVADAPSIKLVKDIVADTVTDKTVVVVSAFGGVTDLLLHAALLASVQNADYKDVLKDIEVRHLNAVKELIPITAQSQVLSRVKSDINTLETLLEGAYLIKEITPRLSDKIVSYGELLSAYIISEYFLQEGMDAAYKDSRELIKTNEDAGKASVLFESTNVNCTTYFSEVENRIIVLPGFIASSENGNSTTLGRGGSDYTAAIVAAAIDAEVLEKWTDVSGMFTANPKLVKQARAISNISYEEAMELSHFGAKVLYPPSIQPVLAKGISIHIKNTSAPDDAGTLITKNKNEKGKTVRGITHVANMALLSLEGPGMVGVPGISKRFFEVLSRADISVVFITQASSEHSICVGISADDVDIAVEVVNTSFQYEIERGKIKSAIAERGLSIIALVGDNMKHHQGLSGKMFSTLGRNNVNIRAIAQGASERNISAVIIESDVKKALNALHEEFFEENIKQLNLFVMGVGNVGAKFLEQVREQRKFLKENLKLNLRVIGISNSRTMVFDEQGIPLKDWESRLAEGKKANKIGFFERVQQLNYRNSIFVDNTDSDAVASTYNSYLANSISVVTCNKVACSSAYENYKELKDLARTYNAPFLFETNVGAGLPIIDTLKHLIASGDKILKIQAVLSGSLNFVFNHFDDSTTFHDVVERAMAEGYTEPDPKIDLSGIDVMRKILILARESGNRLEISDIENKPFLPQETLDTHNNEDFFASLKKHEADFQKLYADAQKADSKLKYVAQYEDGKASVGLQQIPKGHDFYNLEGSDNIVLFYTKRYPNQPMIIKGAGAGADVTASGIFADIIRIGNF comes from the coding sequence ATGAAAGTCCTAAAATTCGGGGGCACCTCCGTTGCCGACGCCCCAAGTATTAAATTGGTCAAAGATATTGTCGCCGATACGGTGACGGATAAGACCGTGGTCGTGGTCTCCGCCTTTGGTGGGGTGACCGACCTCCTCTTACACGCCGCCCTTTTGGCATCTGTGCAGAATGCGGATTATAAAGATGTGCTTAAGGATATCGAAGTCCGACACCTGAACGCGGTCAAGGAGCTGATCCCCATTACCGCCCAAAGTCAGGTATTGAGCAGGGTGAAAAGTGATATCAACACCTTGGAAACCCTATTGGAAGGTGCTTACCTTATCAAGGAGATTACCCCCAGGCTTTCGGACAAGATCGTAAGCTACGGCGAACTTTTATCCGCCTATATTATCAGCGAATACTTTCTACAGGAGGGAATGGACGCAGCCTACAAGGATAGCAGGGAACTGATCAAAACGAACGAGGACGCCGGAAAGGCCAGCGTCCTTTTCGAAAGTACCAATGTCAATTGCACTACCTACTTTTCGGAGGTGGAAAACCGGATTATCGTACTGCCCGGTTTTATCGCTTCCTCGGAAAATGGCAATTCCACCACCTTGGGCAGGGGCGGTTCTGACTATACCGCCGCCATCGTCGCAGCGGCCATAGATGCAGAGGTACTGGAAAAATGGACGGATGTCAGTGGCATGTTCACCGCCAATCCGAAACTGGTCAAACAGGCCAGGGCGATTTCGAATATTTCCTACGAAGAGGCCATGGAACTCTCCCATTTCGGGGCAAAGGTGCTGTATCCCCCATCCATTCAGCCCGTTTTGGCCAAAGGCATATCCATCCATATAAAAAATACCTCGGCCCCCGATGATGCCGGCACCTTGATTACCAAGAACAAAAATGAAAAGGGAAAGACCGTCAGGGGCATCACCCATGTGGCGAATATGGCGCTATTGTCTCTTGAAGGCCCTGGCATGGTAGGGGTTCCCGGAATTTCCAAACGCTTTTTCGAGGTGCTTTCCCGTGCCGATATCAGTGTGGTCTTTATTACCCAGGCGTCTTCCGAGCATTCCATTTGCGTGGGCATATCGGCAGACGATGTCGATATCGCGGTGGAGGTGGTCAACACGTCTTTTCAATATGAGATTGAACGCGGCAAGATAAAATCCGCCATCGCCGAGAGGGGCTTATCCATTATCGCGCTCGTGGGGGACAATATGAAGCATCACCAAGGTCTGAGCGGAAAAATGTTCAGTACCCTCGGGCGCAACAACGTCAATATCAGGGCTATCGCTCAAGGTGCCTCGGAACGCAATATTTCCGCGGTCATCATCGAAAGCGATGTCAAAAAGGCCCTTAACGCGCTGCATGAGGAGTTTTTCGAGGAAAATATCAAACAACTCAACCTTTTTGTCATGGGCGTCGGAAACGTTGGCGCAAAATTCTTGGAACAGGTACGGGAGCAGCGCAAGTTTTTGAAGGAAAACCTCAAGCTGAACCTTAGGGTGATCGGCATCTCAAACTCCCGAACCATGGTCTTTGACGAACAGGGCATTCCGCTCAAAGATTGGGAATCACGATTGGCCGAGGGAAAGAAAGCCAACAAAATCGGGTTTTTTGAAAGGGTGCAACAGCTCAACTATCGAAATTCCATTTTTGTGGACAATACCGATAGCGATGCGGTGGCCTCGACCTATAATTCATATCTGGCCAACAGCATTTCGGTCGTTACCTGCAACAAGGTCGCCTGCTCTTCGGCGTATGAAAATTATAAAGAACTTAAGGACTTGGCACGGACCTACAACGCCCCGTTTCTCTTCGAGACCAACGTGGGGGCGGGACTGCCGATTATCGATACCCTCAAGCATTTGATTGCGTCCGGGGACAAAATCTTAAAAATACAGGCCGTGCTGTCCGGAAGCCTCAATTTTGTGTTCAACCACTTTGACGATTCTACCACCTTTCACGACGTGGTCGAACGGGCCATGGCGGAGGGCTATACCGAACCGGACCCGAAAATAGACCTTAGCGGAATCGATGTGATGCGCAAAATCCTGATCCTGGCACGGGAAAGCGGGAACCGCTTGGAGATTTCAGATATCGAGAACAAGCCATTCTTACCCCAAGAAACTTTGGATACCCATAACAACGAAGATTTTTTCGCCTCCCTAAAGAAGCACGAAGCCGACTTTCAAAAGTTGTACGCCGATGCGCAGAAGGCGGACAGTAAACTCAAATATGTCGCCCAGTATGAGGACGGAAAAGCAAGCGTCGGACTGCAGCAGATTCCCAAGGGACACGATTTTTACAACCTTGAGGGAAGCGATAATATTGTGCTGTTCTATACCAAGCGCTACCCGAACCAACCGATGATCATCAAGGGTGCGGGGGCCGGGGCCGATGTGACCGCCTCGGGCATCTTTGCCGATATTATTCGAATCGGGAACTTTTAA
- a CDS encoding 4a-hydroxytetrahydrobiopterin dehydratase — MKKLSEQEIEKKLEKLEGWEFVDNAIETSFQFDNFKEAFTVMTRIAFECEAQGHHPDWSNVYNSLSISLSTHDAEGVTEKDFKLAQSIEDVIEGDKK; from the coding sequence ATGAAAAAACTATCCGAACAGGAAATCGAGAAAAAATTGGAAAAATTAGAGGGGTGGGAATTCGTTGACAACGCCATTGAAACCTCTTTTCAATTTGATAATTTTAAGGAGGCCTTTACCGTAATGACCCGCATCGCCTTTGAATGTGAGGCCCAGGGCCATCACCCGGATTGGAGCAATGTCTATAATTCCCTCAGCATCAGCCTCAGCACCCACGATGCCGAAGGAGTTACGGAAAAGGATTTCAAACTGGCCCAAAGTATCGAAGATGTAATTGAGGGGGATAAGAAGTAA
- a CDS encoding sugar nucleotide-binding protein: MAKGRRKKDERNKKVLILGGSGFLGNAIYKELCNYFDTYGTYWSARRSFEDNQQFFQYDLAEDDVFEILEKVRPQVIISAVRGNFAAQIQAHRHITEYLLQNECVLYFLSSANVFDAYRQYPSYEFDKTLSESVYGRLKIKIENMLLRLPQEKMGILRVPMVFGNASPRIKEIKQFIWDNEPVEVFPKLILNVTSDDKLTQQIHYLVNRNKTGIFHLGSQDLVHHEDFIKEVVERIGNFNPIYKRVYTTNEERYMAVLPKDNKLPRNLQFGYQDVIDHHITR; encoded by the coding sequence ATGGCGAAAGGAAGGCGAAAGAAAGACGAGAGAAACAAGAAGGTACTCATTTTAGGGGGAAGCGGATTTTTGGGAAACGCCATCTACAAAGAACTTTGTAATTATTTCGACACCTACGGCACCTACTGGTCTGCCCGGCGCTCCTTTGAAGACAATCAGCAATTCTTCCAGTACGATCTGGCGGAGGACGATGTTTTTGAAATACTGGAAAAGGTGCGGCCACAGGTCATCATCTCCGCGGTCCGGGGCAATTTTGCCGCCCAGATACAGGCACATCGGCATATTACGGAGTATCTCTTACAAAACGAGTGTGTTCTTTATTTTCTTTCTTCCGCCAATGTTTTTGACGCCTACCGCCAATATCCGTCCTACGAATTCGACAAGACCTTGTCGGAAAGCGTCTACGGTCGCCTGAAAATCAAAATCGAGAACATGCTGCTCCGCCTTCCCCAAGAGAAGATGGGCATTCTGCGGGTGCCCATGGTGTTTGGCAACGCCTCCCCCCGCATTAAGGAAATCAAGCAATTTATTTGGGACAACGAACCGGTGGAAGTATTTCCCAAGCTCATTTTGAACGTAACCAGTGACGACAAACTGACCCAACAGATCCATTACCTTGTCAACCGCAACAAAACCGGTATCTTTCATCTGGGAAGCCAAGACCTGGTACACCATGAAGATTTTATCAAGGAAGTCGTCGAGCGCATCGGTAATTTCAATCCCATTTACAAACGCGTGTACACCACGAACGAAGAACGCTACATGGCGGTACTTCCAAAGGACAACAAACTGCCTAGAAATCTACAATTCGGATATCAAGATGTGATCGACCACCACATTACAAGGTAG
- a CDS encoding NAD(P)H-hydrate dehydratase has protein sequence MKIFAAEQIYAADKTTIKKQNITSDVLMERAATRLFEWLHLRLQGNPVKIHLFCGIGNNGGDGLVLARQLKEEGYNIAVYVVRYSEKRSDDFSTNLERLKKREVTPDVLEEGDALPTISKDDIIVDAIFGLGLNRPPDDWVVALFEHLHRSRAFTLSVDIPSGLFTDRVPSDKKAVVKANHTLTFQVPKLVFFLPKTGIFTENWEVLDIGLDQEFLSTAETDYELIGKNEVLAFYEPRKKYSHKGTYGHSLIIGGSYGKIGAVHLAAKACLHTGSGLVTAYVPQCGYTPLQTNLPEAMVITDAAEKHISKIDFDIEPTVIGLGIGMGKDTKTVNALGQFLDVNKTPLVIDADALNILSENEEFLDKLPPRSVLTPHPKELERLIGKWDGDFQKLEMAKSFSQKYDCVLVIKGSNTLTIYDGKGYVNTTGNPGMATGGTGDVLTGMVTGLIAQGYPPLQAAIFGVYMHGEAGDTMVEDTGYQTLTASKLIEGIGEAFLDLFAVDDDVLADEE, from the coding sequence ATGAAAATATTCGCCGCCGAGCAAATTTATGCCGCCGATAAAACCACTATAAAAAAACAGAATATCACCAGCGACGTCCTTATGGAACGCGCCGCGACCCGTTTGTTCGAATGGCTGCACCTGCGACTGCAGGGCAACCCGGTCAAGATCCATCTGTTCTGCGGAATTGGAAACAATGGCGGTGATGGGCTGGTCTTGGCGCGGCAGTTAAAGGAAGAAGGCTACAATATCGCCGTGTATGTGGTCCGTTATAGTGAGAAACGCTCCGACGATTTTTCGACAAATCTGGAGCGCTTGAAGAAGCGCGAGGTAACCCCCGATGTTTTGGAGGAAGGCGATGCCCTACCTACGATTTCAAAGGACGATATCATCGTCGATGCGATTTTCGGATTGGGACTGAACCGTCCGCCCGACGATTGGGTGGTAGCTTTGTTCGAACATCTGCACCGTTCGCGAGCATTTACATTGTCCGTGGATATTCCCTCGGGCCTCTTTACCGATAGGGTTCCCTCGGATAAAAAAGCCGTGGTCAAGGCGAACCATACCTTGACCTTTCAGGTGCCGAAACTGGTTTTTTTCCTTCCGAAAACGGGCATTTTCACCGAAAATTGGGAAGTGTTGGATATCGGACTGGACCAAGAATTTCTCTCCACCGCCGAAACGGATTATGAACTCATCGGGAAAAATGAAGTACTGGCGTTTTACGAACCCCGAAAGAAATATTCCCATAAAGGCACCTATGGTCACAGTTTGATTATTGGCGGAAGCTACGGCAAGATCGGCGCCGTACATTTGGCCGCCAAAGCCTGTCTGCATACGGGAAGCGGTCTCGTCACCGCCTATGTCCCACAATGCGGCTATACTCCCCTTCAGACCAACCTGCCAGAGGCCATGGTGATTACGGATGCTGCTGAAAAGCACATATCAAAAATAGATTTCGATATCGAGCCCACCGTCATCGGGCTGGGGATCGGGATGGGAAAGGATACAAAAACCGTCAATGCCCTCGGTCAATTTTTGGATGTAAACAAGACTCCTCTGGTCATCGATGCCGATGCCCTGAACATACTCTCCGAGAACGAGGAGTTTTTGGACAAGCTACCACCTAGGTCCGTCCTGACCCCGCATCCCAAAGAGCTCGAACGCCTCATCGGAAAATGGGACGGCGATTTCCAGAAATTGGAAATGGCGAAGTCCTTCTCCCAAAAATACGATTGTGTGCTGGTCATCAAAGGCTCGAACACCCTCACCATCTACGATGGAAAAGGCTATGTAAACACCACCGGCAATCCCGGAATGGCCACCGGCGGCACCGGCGATGTACTCACCGGTATGGTCACCGGTCTTATCGCCCAAGGCTACCCCCCGTTACAAGCCGCCATTTTCGGCGTCTACATGCATGGGGAAGCGGGGGACACCATGGTTGAGGACACTGGATATCAGACCTTGACCGCCTCGAAGCTCATCGAAGGCATCGGAGAGGCTTTTTTGGATTTATTCGCTGTTGATGACGATGTCCTTGCAGACGAGGAGTAG
- a CDS encoding homoserine kinase produces the protein MAASELKIFCPATIANISCGFDVLGVALDSVGDEMIIRKVAEKGIRITKLTGQDLPTETHLNVAGVAGLALLGESDYDGGFEIEIHKKIKAGSGIGSSAASSTGAVWAMNELLGTPFPPLELVKFAMEGERLASGVAHADNVAPALFGGFTLVRSYEPLDIVPIASPPQLWATVIHPQIEIRTSDSRKILKTNITLADGIKQWGNLGGLIAGLLMEDYDLIGRSLTDHIVEPIRSILIPGFDKVKSDAISAGALGCGISGSGPSIFAFSKGEDTAKKVAAAMKGIYQKIGIEYDVHVSKVNVEGVRTL, from the coding sequence ATGGCCGCCTCTGAATTAAAAATTTTCTGTCCCGCAACAATCGCCAACATCTCCTGCGGATTCGACGTGCTGGGCGTTGCCCTCGATTCCGTTGGAGATGAGATGATTATCCGAAAGGTCGCCGAAAAGGGCATCCGAATCACCAAACTAACGGGACAGGACCTCCCCACCGAGACCCATTTGAACGTAGCCGGCGTAGCGGGACTCGCCTTGCTGGGAGAAAGTGATTACGACGGCGGGTTCGAAATCGAAATCCATAAAAAAATCAAGGCCGGCAGCGGTATCGGAAGCAGCGCAGCAAGTTCCACCGGTGCCGTTTGGGCGATGAATGAACTACTGGGCACCCCCTTTCCCCCCCTCGAACTGGTGAAGTTCGCCATGGAGGGCGAGCGCTTGGCCAGTGGGGTCGCTCACGCCGACAACGTAGCCCCTGCCCTATTCGGCGGGTTTACCCTGGTGCGCAGCTACGAACCGCTAGATATTGTTCCCATTGCGAGTCCCCCGCAACTTTGGGCCACAGTCATCCATCCGCAAATCGAGATACGAACCTCCGATTCGCGAAAAATTCTAAAGACCAATATTACCTTGGCCGACGGCATCAAACAATGGGGCAACCTAGGGGGATTGATAGCAGGACTATTGATGGAGGACTATGACCTGATCGGCCGCTCGTTGACCGATCATATCGTCGAGCCCATCCGTTCCATCTTGATTCCCGGTTTCGACAAGGTGAAGTCCGATGCAATATCGGCCGGCGCCCTAGGCTGCGGCATTTCGGGATCTGGCCCATCTATTTTTGCCTTTAGCAAAGGGGAAGATACGGCCAAAAAAGTAGCCGCAGCCATGAAAGGGATTTACCAAAAAATCGGGATCGAATACGATGTACATGTTTCGAAAGTTAATGTTGAGGGGGTTAGGACGCTTTGA
- a CDS encoding type II toxin-antitoxin system HigB family toxin encodes MRLTGKKILEKLKRKNRGNVPLTNAVDKLIADIEKNDWKNQAELNKTRPDADNVHSDGFYFFNINIHRTMILVEFGDSEATIVWTGTHQEYESVFKNNRNTIKKWLMSNDWI; translated from the coding sequence ATGAGACTGACCGGCAAAAAAATACTTGAAAAGTTAAAAAGAAAGAACCGGGGCAACGTTCCACTTACCAATGCCGTCGATAAGCTGATAGCCGACATTGAAAAGAACGACTGGAAAAACCAGGCCGAACTGAACAAAACAAGGCCCGATGCGGACAACGTCCATAGCGACGGATTCTACTTTTTCAACATCAACATACACAGAACCATGATCTTGGTCGAATTCGGCGACAGCGAGGCAACCATTGTCTGGACAGGAACACATCAGGAATACGAATCGGTTTTCAAAAACAATAGAAACACGATTAAAAAGTGGTTAATGTCGAACGATTGGATTTAA
- a CDS encoding YebC/PmpR family DNA-binding transcriptional regulator, with translation MGRAFEFRKTRKLKRWAAMSKAFTRIGKDIVMAVKEGGGDPDTNSRLRAVIQNAKSVNMPKDNIERAIKRASDKSLGDYKEVLFEGYAPHGIAVLIETATDNNTRTVANIRSYFNKCDGSLGTSGSVEFMFDHTCNFRIPAQGIDPEELELEMIDFGAEEVFVDDDGILIYAPFESFGDIQKELESRDIEILSSGFERIPQVTKALSEEEAADVENLLEKLEEDDDVQNVYHTMQE, from the coding sequence ATGGGAAGAGCTTTTGAATTTCGAAAGACCCGAAAATTGAAACGCTGGGCGGCGATGTCCAAGGCCTTTACGCGTATCGGGAAGGATATTGTCATGGCCGTAAAGGAAGGGGGCGGCGATCCCGATACCAATTCCCGGCTTAGGGCGGTCATACAGAACGCCAAGTCCGTCAATATGCCCAAAGACAATATCGAGCGGGCCATTAAACGGGCCTCCGATAAAAGCTTGGGCGATTACAAGGAAGTACTTTTCGAGGGCTATGCTCCCCATGGTATTGCCGTTTTGATCGAGACCGCCACGGACAACAATACGCGTACCGTGGCGAACATCCGTAGTTACTTCAACAAATGTGACGGTAGCCTGGGCACCTCGGGGTCAGTGGAATTCATGTTCGACCATACCTGTAACTTTAGAATCCCAGCCCAGGGTATCGATCCCGAGGAACTGGAACTCGAAATGATCGACTTCGGGGCCGAGGAGGTCTTTGTTGACGATGACGGCATTTTAATTTACGCCCCTTTCGAAAGCTTTGGGGATATCCAAAAAGAACTTGAAAGTCGTGATATCGAGATTCTATCCTCGGGATTTGAACGGATACCACAAGTCACAAAGGCCCTTTCAGAAGAGGAGGCCGCGGATGTGGAAAATCTGCTCGAAAAATTAGAGGAAGACGATGATGTACAGAACGTATACCACACTATGCAGGAATAA
- a CDS encoding helix-turn-helix domain-containing protein gives MQTQFDISELIEAGEIKNEFDFERAMIADRKLRVLSKEHPKFRSVRKKLRDLIEEYENKNWSASLKISNKKLRESDLAETIAEKERLFIQRRKELIRKKLKNLDLTQQDFGKILGHRNKSYISELMNGVSPFSLKDLILINRLLKVDLTDLVPTFLPQSDRTKIMTAIKELDNPKLKLNKDDLAIA, from the coding sequence ATGCAGACACAATTTGACATATCGGAACTGATAGAAGCCGGAGAAATCAAGAACGAATTCGATTTTGAGAGAGCCATGATTGCCGACAGAAAACTACGCGTCCTATCAAAGGAGCATCCAAAATTCAGATCCGTTCGAAAAAAGTTGAGGGACTTGATAGAAGAATATGAAAACAAGAATTGGAGCGCCTCCTTAAAAATTTCGAACAAAAAACTTCGAGAAAGCGACTTGGCCGAAACGATCGCAGAAAAAGAAAGACTGTTCATCCAAAGAAGAAAAGAGCTTATTAGAAAAAAATTGAAGAACCTGGACCTCACGCAACAGGACTTCGGAAAAATTCTTGGGCATCGAAACAAATCATATATTTCGGAACTTATGAACGGGGTAAGTCCCTTTTCATTGAAAGATCTGATACTTATAAACCGTCTTTTGAAAGTTGACCTGACCGATCTGGTTCCTACCTTTTTACCGCAATCCGATAGGACAAAAATCATGACCGCCATCAAGGAACTCGACAATCCCAAATTGAAACTTAACAAAGACGATTTGGCCATAGCGTAA
- the thrC gene encoding threonine synthase, whose product MNYYSLNKETPAVSFKDAVINGIAPDKGLYFPERITPLPDSFFEDIEKMSHLEIAFEAIRQFVSDTIPDTVLKDILEDVLDFDFPVVPIEENIATLELFHGPTMAFKDVGARFMARCLGHFSQGEPSEITVLVATSGDTGGAVANGFLGIVGVKVVILYPSGKVSDIQERQLTTLGQNITALEVEGTFDDCQKMVKSAFLDAALLEKMQLTSANSINVARWLPQLFYFLFAYKAVKSRGQEVVFSIPSGNFGNICAGMVAQRLGMPVKHFVAATNVNDTVPEFMRSGAYRPKPSTATISNAMDVGDPSNFVRIRHLYGDDLEVLKENLSSFSFTDDETREAILNIHKNSGYVADPHGAVGYLGLKRYVEKHPNSYGIFLETAHPVKFLEVVEDTIEQSLEIPPQIQKVMDREKKSIRITDYSELKNYLLNDQ is encoded by the coding sequence TTGAACTACTACAGCCTTAATAAAGAAACCCCGGCCGTATCTTTTAAAGATGCTGTTATCAATGGGATTGCGCCGGATAAGGGACTCTACTTTCCCGAACGTATCACGCCCCTACCCGACTCCTTTTTTGAGGATATCGAAAAAATGTCCCACCTTGAAATAGCCTTTGAGGCGATTCGACAGTTTGTTTCCGATACTATTCCCGATACGGTTCTCAAGGATATTTTAGAGGATGTGCTGGATTTTGATTTTCCGGTTGTTCCCATCGAGGAAAACATTGCGACCCTCGAGCTCTTCCACGGCCCGACCATGGCTTTCAAAGATGTCGGGGCACGTTTTATGGCCCGATGTCTAGGCCACTTTTCCCAGGGGGAGCCATCCGAAATCACCGTACTGGTAGCTACTTCAGGCGATACAGGCGGGGCCGTGGCCAACGGGTTCCTAGGAATCGTTGGGGTCAAGGTGGTAATTCTATATCCCAGTGGAAAAGTTAGTGACATTCAAGAACGTCAGTTGACCACCTTGGGCCAAAATATTACGGCCCTGGAAGTAGAAGGTACCTTTGACGATTGCCAAAAAATGGTGAAGTCCGCCTTTTTGGACGCAGCCCTGTTGGAGAAAATGCAACTTACCTCGGCCAACTCCATCAACGTGGCCAGATGGCTGCCGCAACTGTTTTACTTTCTCTTCGCGTACAAGGCCGTCAAAAGCCGGGGACAGGAGGTCGTATTCTCCATCCCCAGCGGGAATTTCGGAAATATCTGCGCCGGGATGGTCGCCCAACGCCTTGGCATGCCCGTGAAACACTTTGTGGCGGCCACCAACGTAAACGATACCGTGCCCGAATTTATGCGCTCGGGAGCATACCGCCCTAAACCCTCTACAGCGACCATCTCAAACGCCATGGATGTCGGGGATCCGAGCAACTTTGTTCGTATCCGACATTTGTACGGGGATGATCTTGAGGTCCTGAAAGAAAATCTCTCCTCTTTTTCCTTTACCGACGATGAAACCCGGGAAGCCATCCTAAATATCCATAAAAATAGCGGCTATGTGGCCGACCCCCATGGTGCCGTTGGTTATTTAGGATTAAAAAGATATGTGGAAAAGCATCCGAACAGCTATGGCATCTTTTTGGAAACCGCGCATCCGGTCAAGTTTTTGGAGGTGGTCGAAGATACCATTGAACAATCCCTGGAGATCCCGCCCCAAATCCAAAAGGTAATGGACCGGGAGAAAAAATCCATCCGAATAACGGATTACTCCGAATTGAAAAATTACCTGCTGAACGACCAATAA